From the Streptomyces sp. KMM 9044 genome, one window contains:
- a CDS encoding monovalent cation/H+ antiporter complex subunit F, producing the protein MTVVYTATLAVVSVAGLLTLLRLVRGPDALNRIVALDVLLTMIIAGAAVGMVLRGDTTPLPVLVVLALLAFTGSVTAAHLVEKRAGLR; encoded by the coding sequence ATGACCGTCGTGTACACCGCCACCCTGGCCGTGGTGTCAGTGGCCGGCCTGCTGACCCTGCTGCGTCTCGTGCGAGGTCCGGACGCGCTCAACCGCATCGTGGCGCTGGACGTCCTCCTGACGATGATCATCGCCGGGGCCGCCGTGGGCATGGTCCTGCGTGGGGACACCACACCCCTGCCCGTGCTCGTCGTCCTCGCCCTGCTGGCCTTCACCGGATCGGTGACGGCCGCCCACCTGGTCGAGAAGCGGGCAGGCCTGCGGTGA
- a CDS encoding Na+/H+ antiporter subunit E yields MTRREYARRVLRRLPMMGWLWLLWIVLWGSVGPLVLLGGLLVAVTVVGSFRLPPVLPGAVPRPLQIARLLVDLLKDLVGSGVTVAWQVLRYGGKTSAAIIEVPLHVDSDLLITAVAELTTISPGTLVVEIDRRRQRLYVHTLPVRDETDLARRRKLVQTVEHRVARAVGHGRRRGATGDDDTSGPSAGPGPSPGPGSGPSPGPGSGTRSGSGSGSGSGSGSDTGPGPVPGPGPAGGSGPATTPGASSDLGPGTGPEPATGPEPATGPGPGGGSGPAVGPGPSDRPGPPDHPDQGGRTP; encoded by the coding sequence TTGACCCGCCGGGAGTACGCCCGCCGAGTCCTGCGCCGCCTGCCCATGATGGGGTGGCTGTGGTTGCTGTGGATCGTGCTGTGGGGTTCCGTCGGCCCGCTGGTCCTCCTCGGAGGTCTGCTCGTCGCCGTGACCGTCGTCGGGTCCTTCCGCCTGCCGCCGGTCCTGCCGGGAGCCGTGCCCCGGCCGCTGCAGATCGCGCGCCTGCTGGTCGACCTGCTGAAGGATCTCGTCGGGTCCGGGGTCACCGTCGCCTGGCAGGTCCTGAGATACGGAGGGAAGACGTCCGCGGCGATCATCGAGGTCCCGCTGCACGTCGACAGCGACCTCCTGATCACCGCGGTGGCCGAACTCACGACGATCTCCCCCGGCACCCTGGTGGTGGAGATCGACCGGCGCCGGCAGCGGCTGTACGTCCACACGCTCCCGGTCCGCGACGAAACCGACCTCGCCCGCCGCAGGAAGTTGGTGCAGACCGTGGAGCACAGAGTGGCGCGGGCGGTCGGCCACGGCCGACGACGCGGAGCGACGGGTGACGACGACACCTCCGGGCCTTCCGCCGGGCCCGGTCCCAGTCCTGGCCCCGGGTCTGGCCCCAGTCCTGGCCCCGGGTCTGGCACCCGGTCTGGCTCCGGGTCTGGCTCCGGGTCTGGCTCCGGGTCTGATACCGGCCCGGGGCCGGTTCCCGGCCCGGGGCCTGCCGGCGGCTCAGGGCCTGCCACCACCCCTGGGGCCTCCAGCGACCTCGGGCCTGGCACCGGCCCTGAGCCTGCCACCGGCCCTGAGCCTGCCACCGGCCCCGGCCCCGGCGGCGGTTCCGGGCCCGCCGTCGGCCCAGGGCCGTCCGACCGTCCCGGTCCTCCCGACCACCCTGATCAAGGAGGCAGAACCCCATGA
- a CDS encoding Na+/H+ antiporter subunit D, translating into MTALLLAVPVVLPILGAATALLGLPVRVTRPMSTLVLACVLADAVALLVLVDTRGPQAVHVGGWPAPLGITLVADRLSALLLAVSLLVTLAVLLFAIGQGTAEKRRSSAEVFHPAYLMLVSGVSLAFLTGDLFNLFVAFEVLLAASYVLITLDADGNRTRAGMTYMITSLTSSLLFLTFVGLVYAAVGTVTLAQLGPRLAELPDGLRGALALLLLAVLGIKAAIVPLHFWLPDSYPTAPAPITAVFAALLTKVAVYALLRTQTLLFPRSSVWTLLACVAIAAMIVGILGALAQDDINRLLSFTLVSHIGFMLFGLALFDTLGLTGTVLYIVHHIIVQAALFLAASLAVRHAGTTGMRRMAQGPPPRPLVAALFALPALSLAGIPPFSGFVAKLTLLRAGAWQGGTAAYALAATALLTSLLTLYAMTRVWTRAFMRQDPHPDRHDEPPPGKPAPGTALRPERRAVRRGTGLMTAATVVMVATSVAVAVCAGPLARVGERAAHELLDPREYRSAVMTEEGR; encoded by the coding sequence ATGACCGCACTGCTGCTCGCCGTGCCCGTGGTGCTGCCGATCCTGGGCGCCGCCACGGCCCTGCTCGGACTGCCCGTCCGGGTGACCCGCCCCATGAGCACCCTCGTACTGGCCTGTGTACTGGCGGACGCCGTCGCTCTGCTCGTCCTCGTCGACACCCGCGGCCCGCAGGCCGTGCACGTCGGCGGCTGGCCGGCCCCGCTGGGCATCACGCTCGTCGCCGACCGGTTGTCGGCGCTCCTGCTCGCCGTGTCGCTCCTGGTGACCCTGGCCGTGCTGCTCTTCGCCATCGGCCAGGGCACCGCGGAGAAACGCCGGAGTTCGGCGGAGGTCTTCCATCCCGCCTACCTGATGCTCGTCAGCGGAGTGAGCCTGGCCTTTCTCACCGGTGACCTGTTCAACCTCTTCGTCGCCTTCGAAGTGCTGCTCGCCGCGTCCTACGTCCTGATCACCCTGGACGCCGACGGAAACCGCACCCGCGCCGGTATGACCTACATGATCACCAGCCTGACGTCCTCCCTGCTGTTCCTCACCTTTGTCGGCCTGGTGTACGCGGCCGTCGGCACGGTCACCCTGGCCCAGCTCGGACCGCGGCTCGCCGAACTCCCCGACGGCCTGCGTGGCGCACTCGCCCTGCTGCTCCTGGCCGTCCTGGGCATCAAGGCGGCGATCGTCCCCCTGCACTTCTGGCTGCCCGACAGCTACCCCACCGCACCGGCGCCGATCACCGCCGTGTTCGCCGCCCTGCTGACCAAGGTCGCCGTCTACGCCCTGCTGCGCACCCAGACCCTGCTCTTTCCGCGCTCCAGCGTGTGGACCCTGCTGGCCTGTGTGGCGATCGCCGCCATGATCGTGGGCATCCTCGGCGCGCTGGCCCAGGACGACATCAACCGGCTGCTGTCCTTCACCCTCGTCAGCCACATCGGCTTCATGCTGTTCGGTCTCGCGCTGTTCGACACGCTCGGACTCACCGGCACCGTCCTCTACATCGTCCACCACATCATCGTCCAGGCGGCGCTCTTCCTCGCCGCCTCCCTCGCCGTGCGCCACGCGGGGACAACAGGCATGAGGCGCATGGCACAGGGGCCGCCCCCGAGGCCGCTGGTCGCCGCGCTGTTCGCCCTCCCCGCCCTGAGCCTGGCCGGGATCCCGCCGTTCTCCGGGTTCGTGGCCAAGCTGACCCTGCTGCGGGCCGGTGCGTGGCAGGGCGGTACCGCGGCGTACGCCCTGGCTGCGACCGCCCTGCTCACCAGCCTGCTGACGCTCTACGCGATGACCCGGGTCTGGACCAGGGCCTTCATGCGGCAGGACCCGCACCCGGACCGCCACGACGAGCCACCGCCGGGGAAGCCGGCCCCCGGCACCGCCCTCCGCCCGGAGCGCCGCGCCGTCCGGCGCGGGACCGGACTGATGACCGCCGCCACCGTCGTCATGGTGGCCACCAGTGTCGCGGTCGCCGTCTGCGCGGGTCCGCTCGCCCGCGTCGGCGAACGAGCCGCACACGAACTGCTCGACCCGCGGGAGTACCGCTCCGCCGTCATGACCGAGGAGGGCCGTTGA
- a CDS encoding Na(+)/H(+) antiporter subunit C, which yields MNGAGDITLNTLDVTMALVVGGLFTIGFHLMLQRSLMRIILGFILLGHGTNVLLLVAGGTPGRPPVLEGKPVNPAEPADPLPQAMALTSIVITFGLTAFLMVLAYRSWRLSGSDEVRDDVEDRRIARRRADTDTDDPVDGDDADGDWPDHRDHGTAPGEHR from the coding sequence GTGAACGGCGCGGGCGACATCACGCTGAACACGCTCGACGTGACGATGGCCCTCGTAGTGGGCGGCCTGTTCACGATCGGCTTCCACCTCATGCTGCAACGGTCCCTGATGCGGATCATCCTCGGCTTCATCCTCCTGGGTCACGGCACCAACGTGCTGCTCCTGGTCGCCGGCGGCACCCCCGGCCGCCCCCCGGTGCTGGAGGGGAAGCCGGTGAACCCGGCTGAGCCCGCCGATCCGCTGCCCCAGGCCATGGCGCTGACGTCGATCGTGATCACGTTCGGTCTCACGGCGTTCCTGATGGTCCTCGCCTACCGTTCCTGGCGGCTGTCCGGCAGCGACGAGGTGCGTGACGACGTGGAGGACCGGCGCATCGCCCGGCGACGTGCCGACACCGACACCGACGACCCTGTCGACGGCGACGATGCCGACGGCGACTGGCCGGACCACCGCGACCACGGCACCGCCCCGGGGGAACACCGATGA
- a CDS encoding Na+/H+ antiporter subunit A, with product MLVLLAVHAVAAASMPWWERRLGRAMWVVAALVPLASVVWAGTRAGRVLDGGAYRESLSWAPSLGLTIDLRLDALSLLMLWVVAGVGAMVLLYCRYYVERDAGRLAALLLAFAGAMTGLVLADNLFVLYVFWELTTVASFLLIAGRGEGAEQRRAARQALLVTAAGGLAMLLGFVVLGEAAGTYRVSAILADPPRGGAVPAAVVLVLVGAFAKSAQMPLHGWLPAAMVAPTPVSAFLHAAAMVKAGVYLVARLAPALADVAPWRPMVLGVGLATMVVAAWRALRETDLKLLLAYGTVSELGLLTALLGAGTRTAALAGVVMLLAHAAFKSALFLSVGVVDHSTGTRDIRELSGLGRRLPVLFWVTALATASMAGLPPLVGFLGKEAALEAFLHGTGLASPYPLTVVLVCGSALTVAFAARFLHGAFGGRRPPEKAARSVRSPEPGFVAPVAVLSAAGLVLGVAYTGTAALATAYADAYPPGADGPYELSLWHGFTPVLGLSALSLVTGLLIHAVQRRGAVTGRLPRLPDVQHAYDRATEGVDRLSVTLTRHTQVGSLPVYLTVLLATVVAVPGTALVAAGPSLGSPPLWRYPLEPVLAVVILTAAAAVVAARHRLAALLLAGAVGYGAAGLFLVRGAPDLALTQFLVETLTLVVVVLVLRRMPTRFDPGRTAAPGRVLRGAVAVGVGLVVTCFALATSAARTAPAISPEYLRRASETGAYNVVNAIIVDFRALDTLGEISVVLVAAVGVGSLVRFRNRGAVWMTGEEPPARFPTTHWDEPRQTWLPGAGERPGGERSVLMEVATRLLFPSILVLSLFLLFSGHYRPGGGFSGGLVAGLAFVLRYLVGGQADLGAAVRLRPIAVAGTGLLTAAVVGLVPLAFGGTPLDSDLVTWHLPLLGEVKWATSVFLDVGVYLLVVGVVLKLLSAVGVSLEVAGAAADRQEKGSAR from the coding sequence GTGCTGGTCCTGCTGGCCGTCCACGCGGTGGCCGCAGCGTCGATGCCGTGGTGGGAGAGGCGGCTCGGCCGTGCGATGTGGGTCGTGGCTGCCTTGGTGCCGTTGGCATCCGTGGTCTGGGCGGGCACGCGGGCGGGCCGCGTGCTGGACGGCGGCGCGTACCGGGAGTCCCTGTCCTGGGCCCCGTCGCTCGGCCTGACGATCGACCTGCGTCTGGATGCCCTGTCGCTCCTGATGCTGTGGGTGGTGGCCGGTGTCGGAGCCATGGTGCTCCTGTACTGCCGGTACTACGTCGAGCGCGACGCCGGCCGGCTGGCCGCCCTGCTGCTGGCCTTCGCCGGGGCGATGACCGGGCTGGTGCTGGCGGACAACCTCTTCGTGCTGTACGTCTTCTGGGAGTTGACCACGGTCGCCTCCTTCCTGCTGATCGCGGGGCGGGGGGAGGGCGCGGAGCAGCGGCGCGCCGCCCGTCAGGCCTTGCTGGTGACCGCGGCCGGCGGCCTGGCGATGCTGCTCGGTTTCGTCGTGCTGGGTGAGGCGGCCGGCACGTACCGCGTCTCCGCCATCCTCGCCGACCCCCCGCGGGGCGGCGCGGTCCCCGCCGCCGTGGTGCTCGTCCTGGTCGGCGCGTTCGCCAAGTCCGCGCAGATGCCGCTGCACGGCTGGCTTCCCGCGGCGATGGTCGCCCCCACACCGGTCAGTGCCTTCCTGCACGCGGCGGCGATGGTCAAGGCAGGGGTCTACCTGGTGGCCCGGCTGGCGCCCGCCCTGGCCGACGTGGCCCCGTGGCGGCCGATGGTGCTCGGCGTGGGACTCGCCACGATGGTGGTGGCCGCGTGGCGGGCACTGCGCGAGACCGACCTGAAACTGCTCCTCGCCTACGGGACCGTCAGCGAACTCGGCCTGCTGACCGCCCTGCTGGGCGCAGGAACGCGGACGGCGGCGCTGGCCGGGGTGGTGATGCTGCTGGCGCACGCGGCGTTCAAGTCGGCGCTGTTCCTGTCCGTCGGGGTCGTCGACCACAGCACGGGCACCCGTGACATCCGGGAGCTGTCGGGACTGGGACGCCGGCTGCCCGTGCTGTTCTGGGTCACGGCACTGGCCACCGCGTCGATGGCGGGCCTGCCGCCCCTCGTAGGTTTCCTGGGCAAGGAAGCCGCCCTGGAAGCCTTCCTGCACGGCACCGGACTGGCCTCCCCCTACCCGCTGACGGTGGTGCTCGTGTGCGGCTCCGCGCTGACCGTGGCGTTCGCGGCACGGTTCCTGCACGGCGCCTTCGGCGGACGGCGACCGCCGGAGAAGGCGGCGCGTTCCGTACGGAGCCCGGAACCCGGATTCGTCGCACCGGTGGCCGTCCTGTCCGCGGCGGGCCTGGTGCTGGGCGTGGCGTACACCGGTACGGCGGCCCTCGCCACCGCCTACGCCGACGCCTATCCGCCGGGAGCCGACGGTCCGTACGAACTGTCCCTGTGGCACGGGTTCACGCCCGTGCTCGGTCTGTCCGCACTGTCGCTCGTCACCGGTCTGCTGATCCACGCGGTGCAACGCCGCGGTGCCGTGACGGGCCGCCTGCCGCGCCTGCCCGACGTGCAGCACGCGTACGACCGTGCGACCGAGGGCGTGGACCGGCTGTCCGTGACACTGACCCGGCACACCCAGGTCGGCTCGCTGCCCGTCTATCTGACCGTGCTGCTCGCGACGGTCGTCGCCGTGCCCGGCACGGCACTCGTGGCCGCGGGCCCCTCGCTGGGGTCACCGCCGCTGTGGCGGTATCCGCTCGAACCCGTCCTGGCCGTGGTGATACTGACGGCCGCCGCGGCGGTGGTGGCCGCCCGGCACCGGCTCGCCGCCCTGCTGCTGGCCGGGGCCGTCGGATACGGCGCGGCCGGTCTGTTCCTGGTGCGGGGCGCCCCGGACCTGGCGCTCACCCAGTTCCTGGTCGAGACGTTGACGCTGGTCGTCGTGGTGCTGGTGCTGCGCCGCATGCCGACCCGGTTCGATCCCGGCCGGACGGCGGCCCCGGGGCGCGTGCTGCGGGGCGCGGTGGCTGTCGGGGTCGGCCTCGTCGTCACCTGCTTCGCGCTGGCGACGTCCGCCGCGCGTACGGCCCCGGCGATCTCACCCGAGTACCTGCGCCGGGCGTCGGAGACGGGTGCCTACAACGTCGTCAACGCGATCATCGTCGACTTCCGGGCCCTGGACACGCTGGGCGAGATTTCGGTCGTGCTGGTGGCGGCGGTCGGAGTCGGCAGTCTGGTCCGGTTCCGCAACCGCGGCGCGGTATGGATGACCGGCGAGGAGCCGCCGGCCCGGTTCCCCACGACGCACTGGGACGAGCCCCGGCAGACCTGGCTGCCGGGAGCGGGCGAACGGCCCGGCGGCGAGCGCTCGGTCCTGATGGAAGTGGCCACCCGGCTGCTCTTCCCCTCCATCCTGGTGCTTTCGCTGTTCCTGCTGTTCTCCGGGCACTACCGCCCCGGCGGAGGCTTCTCCGGCGGTCTGGTGGCAGGGCTGGCGTTCGTCCTGCGGTACCTGGTGGGCGGACAGGCCGACCTCGGCGCCGCCGTACGCCTGCGCCCGATCGCGGTCGCGGGCACGGGCCTGTTGACCGCGGCGGTCGTCGGGTTGGTGCCGCTGGCCTTCGGCGGTACGCCGCTGGACAGCGACCTGGTGACGTGGCACCTGCCGCTGCTGGGCGAGGTGAAGTGGGCGACCAGCGTGTTCCTCGACGTGGGCGTCTACCTGCTCGTGGTCGGCGTCGTGCTCAAACTCCTGTCGGCAGTGGGTGTCTCACTCGAAGTGGCCGGCGCGGCGGCGGACCGGCAGGAGAAGGGATCCGCCCGGTGA
- a CDS encoding bifunctional acetate--CoA ligase family protein/GNAT family N-acetyltransferase, producing MQTSSDRHEYPAHWEADVVLRDGGTARVRPITVDDAERLVSFYEQVSDESKYYRFFAPYPRLSAKDVHRFTHHDFVDRVGLAATVGGEFIATVRYDRIGPDGAPASGPADEAEVAFLVQDAHQGRGIASALLEHIAAVARERGIRRFAAEVLPANSKMIKVFTDAGYTQKRSFEDGVVRLEFGLEPTDRSLAVQQAREQRAEARSVRRLLAPGSVVVIGAGRAPGGVGRGLLDNIRAAGYTGRLYAVNKALPPEQKELDGAAGVPAHRSVREIDGPVDLAVVAVPAGHVPEVVAECGEHGVQGLVVVSAGYADAGPDGRERQRALVRQARSYGMRIVGPNAFGVINTSPDVRLNASLAPQTPRSGRIGLFAQSGAIGIALLSRLHRRGGGVTGVTGVSTFVSSGNRADVSGNDVLQYWDDDPDTDVVLMYLESIGNPRKFTRLARRTAAAKPLVVVQGARHGSGPRGHAVRATRLSHATVSALLRQAGVIRVDTITELVDAGLLLARQPLPSGPRVAILGNSESLGLLTYDACLTEGLRPHPPLDLTTGASAADFHAALSLALADDTCDAVVVTAIPALGEPPADDAALAGALRSAAVATPSKPVLVVHVELGGLAEALSAAAGTAPQPTPAAENPPGAQNPGSAPSAGQRPATPGAPSAAGPAAPGSPGPATPSTPVSLPEDAHLIPAYPAAERAVRALAHSVAYAQWRRDAADPGKVPAYEDIDERSAAALIDAQLTRGESLTPGPEETCALLGAYGIHVHRALPAPTADAAVEAARTLGRPVALKVTAPHLRHRADLGGVRLDIVDEEQLRRAYAELTQQLGTPEELRLVVQRMAPRGVDTIVRAVIDPAAGAALSFGLAGPPSQLLGDMAHRLIPVTDREATSLVRSIRTAPLLFGWRGSAPVDTPALEELLLRVSRLVDDHPEVVEADLEPVVVATRGVSVLGASVRLAPPPARDDLGPRTLPAY from the coding sequence ATGCAGACCTCGTCGGACCGGCACGAGTATCCCGCCCACTGGGAGGCCGACGTGGTGCTGCGCGACGGCGGCACCGCGCGGGTCCGCCCCATCACCGTCGACGACGCCGAGCGCCTGGTCAGCTTCTACGAGCAGGTGTCGGACGAGTCGAAGTACTACCGCTTCTTCGCGCCCTACCCCCGCCTGTCCGCCAAGGACGTGCACCGCTTCACGCACCACGACTTCGTGGACCGGGTGGGGCTCGCAGCCACCGTGGGCGGCGAGTTCATCGCCACCGTACGCTATGACCGGATCGGCCCCGACGGGGCTCCCGCGTCCGGGCCGGCCGACGAGGCCGAGGTCGCCTTCCTCGTGCAGGACGCCCACCAGGGCCGGGGCATCGCCTCCGCCCTGCTCGAGCACATCGCCGCCGTCGCGCGGGAGCGCGGCATCCGCCGGTTCGCCGCCGAGGTGCTGCCGGCCAACAGTAAGATGATCAAGGTGTTCACGGACGCCGGATACACCCAGAAGCGCAGCTTCGAGGACGGCGTCGTCCGTCTGGAGTTCGGCCTCGAACCCACGGACCGTTCCCTGGCCGTGCAGCAGGCGCGCGAGCAGCGCGCAGAGGCCCGCTCGGTGCGGCGGCTGCTCGCCCCGGGCTCGGTCGTCGTCATAGGCGCCGGCCGCGCGCCCGGCGGCGTGGGCCGAGGCCTCCTCGACAACATCCGGGCGGCCGGATACACCGGCCGCCTGTACGCCGTGAACAAGGCCCTGCCGCCGGAGCAGAAGGAACTCGACGGAGCCGCCGGGGTGCCCGCCCACCGCTCGGTGCGGGAGATCGACGGCCCGGTCGACCTCGCCGTCGTCGCGGTGCCCGCCGGACACGTCCCCGAGGTCGTCGCCGAATGCGGCGAACACGGTGTGCAGGGGCTCGTCGTTGTGAGCGCCGGGTACGCCGACGCGGGCCCCGACGGCCGGGAGCGCCAGCGCGCCCTCGTCCGCCAGGCCCGTTCGTACGGCATGCGGATCGTCGGGCCGAACGCGTTCGGCGTCATCAACACCTCCCCGGACGTACGCCTGAACGCCTCGCTCGCACCGCAGACGCCGCGCTCCGGCCGCATCGGCCTGTTCGCCCAGTCCGGAGCCATCGGCATCGCCCTGCTGTCGCGGCTGCACCGGCGTGGCGGGGGCGTCACCGGTGTCACGGGCGTGTCCACCTTCGTGTCCTCCGGCAACCGGGCCGACGTCTCCGGCAACGACGTCCTGCAGTACTGGGACGACGACCCCGACACCGATGTCGTCCTGATGTACCTGGAATCCATCGGCAACCCCCGCAAGTTCACCCGTCTCGCCCGCCGGACCGCCGCCGCGAAGCCGCTGGTCGTGGTCCAGGGCGCCCGCCACGGCTCCGGACCCCGCGGCCACGCCGTACGCGCGACGCGACTGTCCCACGCGACCGTCTCCGCGCTGCTGCGGCAGGCCGGGGTCATCCGGGTGGACACCATCACGGAACTGGTCGACGCGGGCCTCCTGCTCGCCCGTCAGCCGCTGCCGTCCGGCCCCCGCGTGGCGATCCTGGGCAACTCCGAGTCCCTGGGCCTGCTCACCTACGACGCCTGCCTCACCGAGGGGCTGCGCCCGCACCCCCCGCTGGACCTCACCACCGGGGCGTCGGCGGCGGACTTCCACGCCGCGCTGTCCCTGGCGCTCGCCGACGACACCTGTGACGCGGTCGTCGTGACCGCGATCCCCGCGCTGGGGGAGCCGCCGGCCGACGACGCGGCACTCGCCGGGGCGCTGCGCTCGGCCGCCGTCGCGACGCCGTCCAAGCCGGTCCTGGTGGTCCACGTGGAACTCGGTGGCCTGGCCGAGGCCCTCTCGGCGGCGGCCGGCACGGCCCCGCAGCCCACTCCGGCCGCCGAGAACCCCCCCGGGGCGCAGAACCCCGGCTCCGCACCCTCCGCCGGTCAGCGCCCGGCCACCCCCGGGGCGCCGTCCGCCGCCGGACCGGCCGCCCCCGGGAGCCCCGGCCCGGCCACCCCGTCCACGCCCGTGAGTCTCCCCGAGGACGCCCATCTCATCCCCGCCTACCCCGCAGCCGAACGAGCGGTCCGGGCCCTCGCCCACTCCGTCGCCTACGCCCAGTGGCGCCGGGACGCCGCCGACCCCGGCAAGGTCCCCGCGTACGAGGACATCGACGAGCGGAGCGCCGCCGCCCTCATCGACGCGCAGCTCACGCGCGGGGAGAGCCTCACCCCCGGCCCCGAGGAGACCTGCGCCCTGCTCGGCGCCTACGGCATCCACGTCCACCGCGCCCTCCCCGCCCCCACCGCCGACGCCGCAGTCGAGGCCGCCCGGACCCTCGGCCGGCCCGTCGCCCTCAAGGTGACCGCCCCGCACCTCAGGCACCGCGCCGACCTGGGCGGTGTACGGCTGGACATCGTGGACGAGGAGCAACTGCGCCGGGCCTACGCCGAGCTGACGCAGCAGCTCGGCACGCCCGAGGAACTGCGCCTCGTCGTGCAGCGGATGGCACCGCGCGGTGTCGACACCATCGTCCGCGCGGTGATCGATCCCGCCGCCGGGGCCGCGCTCTCCTTCGGGCTCGCCGGCCCCCCGTCGCAACTGCTCGGGGACATGGCGCACCGGCTGATCCCGGTGACCGACCGGGAGGCGACCTCCCTGGTCAGGTCGATCCGGACCGCACCCCTCCTGTTCGGCTGGCGCGGCTCGGCCCCGGTCGACACCCCCGCCCTGGAGGAGCTGCTGCTGAGGGTGTCGAGGCTGGTCGACGACCACCCCGAGGTCGTCGAGGCCGACCTCGAGCCGGTCGTCGTCGCCACCCGCGGGGTGAGCGTCCTCGGCGCCTCCGTACGCCTGGCCCCGCCCCCCGCCCGCGACGACCTCGGCCCCCGGACCCTCCCGGCGTACTGA
- a CDS encoding HPr family phosphocarrier protein codes for MAERRVNVGWAEGLHARPASIFVRSATATGVPVTIAKAGGNPVNAASMLAVLGLGAQGGEEIVLASDAEGADAALDRLAKLVSEGLEELPETV; via the coding sequence ATGGCTGAGCGCCGCGTCAACGTTGGCTGGGCCGAGGGCCTCCATGCCCGCCCCGCCTCCATCTTCGTCCGATCCGCCACGGCGACAGGCGTCCCGGTGACGATCGCCAAGGCCGGCGGCAACCCCGTCAACGCGGCCTCCATGCTGGCCGTTCTGGGTCTGGGCGCCCAGGGGGGCGAGGAGATCGTCCTCGCCTCCGACGCCGAGGGGGCCGACGCCGCCCTCGACCGGCTGGCGAAGCTGGTCTCCGAAGGGCTCGAGGAACTCCCCGAGACCGTGTGA
- a CDS encoding GntR family transcriptional regulator yields the protein MRIPAHSVCTAIRDDIVSGVYERGGRLTEELLARRYGVSRVPVREALRTLEAEGFVVTRRHAGACVAEPTEQEAADLLEMRLLLEPLGALRAAQRRTEAHLKVLRGLVRLGQERARQGSSDDLRSLGGWFHETLAQASGSPALTSTLIQFRHKIGWMYEVRGTRDPMECWAEHGAIVDAVVRGDGERARAVMALHTERATAAHRLRFTARADRTARPERVRNSQHPVNTPSLRH from the coding sequence ATGCGTATTCCGGCGCACTCGGTGTGCACGGCGATCCGGGACGACATCGTCTCGGGTGTCTACGAGCGTGGCGGCCGGCTGACCGAGGAGCTCCTCGCCCGCCGCTACGGTGTCTCGCGCGTCCCCGTCCGGGAGGCCCTGCGCACCCTGGAGGCCGAGGGCTTCGTGGTCACCCGGCGGCACGCGGGCGCGTGCGTCGCGGAACCCACCGAGCAGGAGGCCGCCGACCTGCTGGAGATGCGGCTGCTGCTGGAGCCGCTCGGTGCCCTGCGTGCCGCGCAGCGCCGCACCGAGGCCCATCTGAAGGTGCTGCGCGGCCTGGTCCGGCTGGGCCAGGAGCGGGCCCGGCAGGGCAGCAGCGACGACCTGCGCTCACTGGGCGGCTGGTTCCACGAGACGCTCGCCCAGGCGTCCGGCAGTCCGGCGCTGACGTCGACGCTGATCCAGTTCCGGCACAAGATCGGCTGGATGTACGAGGTGCGCGGGACGAGGGATCCCATGGAGTGCTGGGCGGAGCACGGCGCGATCGTCGACGCCGTGGTGCGCGGTGACGGTGAGCGCGCGCGTGCGGTCATGGCACTGCACACCGAGCGCGCCACCGCCGCCCACCGGCTGCGCTTCACCGCGAGGGCCGACCGGACGGCCCGCCCCGAGCGCGTGAGGAACTCGCAACACCCCGTAAACACACCGAGTCTCCGGCATTAA
- a CDS encoding M23 family metallopeptidase encodes MAFTRATGKHRRPSRVHRGTAKAAGVAALTSTGVIGSLSAPALAAEPAAQTGLTPVVTMGDEVAARVDAQASAQHEAAREAAQAAARVAAEEAAREKAAEAAAKAREAEERAAREAERKRLNTFVSPIAGSYVSTGYLSGGAVWSSGTHTGVDFHAASGTPVLSVGMGTVVEAGWGGAYGNQVVIKMHDGTYTQYGHLSSVGVSVGQQVTPGQQIGVSGATGNVTGAHLHFEARTTAEYGSDIDPVAYLRAHGANV; translated from the coding sequence ATGGCGTTCACCCGCGCCACCGGGAAGCACCGTCGTCCCAGCCGTGTGCATCGCGGCACCGCCAAGGCGGCGGGCGTCGCGGCTCTCACCAGCACCGGTGTCATCGGCTCCCTCTCCGCTCCGGCGCTCGCCGCCGAACCCGCCGCACAGACCGGCCTGACCCCCGTGGTCACCATGGGCGACGAGGTCGCCGCCAGGGTCGACGCCCAGGCCTCCGCCCAGCACGAGGCCGCACGCGAGGCGGCCCAGGCCGCCGCGCGCGTAGCCGCCGAGGAGGCGGCCAGGGAGAAGGCGGCCGAGGCGGCCGCCAAGGCCCGTGAGGCCGAGGAACGCGCCGCGCGTGAGGCCGAGCGCAAGCGTCTCAACACCTTCGTGTCCCCGATCGCGGGCTCCTACGTCTCGACCGGCTACCTGTCCGGCGGTGCCGTCTGGTCCTCCGGCACCCACACCGGTGTCGACTTCCACGCCGCGAGCGGTACCCCCGTGCTCTCGGTCGGTATGGGCACCGTCGTCGAGGCCGGCTGGGGCGGCGCCTACGGCAACCAGGTCGTGATCAAGATGCACGACGGCACGTACACCCAGTACGGCCATCTGTCGTCCGTCGGTGTCTCGGTGGGCCAGCAGGTCACCCCGGGCCAGCAGATCGGCGTCTCCGGCGCCACCGGCAACGTCACCGGCGCGCATCTGCACTTCGAGGCCCGCACCACCGCCGAGTACGGCTCCGACATCGACCCCGTCGCGTACCTCCGTGCTCACGGCGCGAACGTCTGA